The Colias croceus chromosome 22, ilColCroc2.1 DNA window ggtggatttgtataaaaagcacgtaattattattattactgatggtgacacttgtggctccgttcggatccacatacggacggtgatgtggcaatggatccacaaataccaaccggatcaacaagtgaaaacggatcaaataattactaactatatggcacgtttgatcaacatagtgcccgtggagatatctatatatatatatatataaataccaacctgggcactaagttgatccagcccgactgccATGCATTGCCgactccaccttttcccccatataactcgactccggttgcatagatcttgcccggagtggcaTTGGCGCAAATTTTTGGGCGACGTTGCCATACGTATTCatggagaaattgatatactcaacatttttattgctaagatcttgaactgaatcgactccgtaacggccgaaattcagaaacccataaacacttgttggctccgttttatataccaaatccaaagtcgtatgttgatcagatccatttatattatcaaaattacagctttatttgatccgacaaaacgaaactgtatattaagtaacatagattatttttcgtaaaccctacagtatttgttggctccgtatacaaacatattatagttaggtaatgttccatacattgctaaatccgcctagactagacgaactcgactccgtaacggttcaaattttgaaatgctcaaacacctcttgactccgttttatataccaaatcataagtcgtatgttgatctgttccatttatattatgcacttgcatgacatcgacatggggatatgaaattagggctagcaaaaaatcatacagtgacggtgataattctcaagtagtatgcatcctacaaataacaacctacctcttgaatcatcagtaaatatcaagataattatcataatatttattaacgtgtagcgttcgcctatgccctgattctgatatcaatctgataaaataattaaaatgttagatttaggtcaaacaaatgacgactcatattcctgcacaaattatccattacggagtaaatatgagtgtacgcagatcgccaacacgtttaaccagcagtggtgcagtgggtactgccggtggatcgcatcccgatctatcgaagctaagttcgttttctacgagttctacgccaactgatactcaaattacttacagaaaacggaaacaaccgctagaacaagattgcagatttagtgatgatatgaaggatattcggtccgagttgagccgtattattacattacttgaaaaatatgtatgctcaaatgaacaaatagtaaacaaaattcattaaaacatttctgaggtaaaaacacaaattaccgaaattaaattgtccaacgaacaatccttgaatttaattcgccaaaatacgaatcaaatcaatgaaattaagtcatcagcatgtatgataattaggtactgaacaaaacatattgaagagtactatttctcaattagaatcccagataaaccagggtgagagtaaaataaaatcactggaattaaatcttcaatcaataaatcagtcagccaacccatcgggttttacgtctaaaaatcaacttcatataaattaaaacttaatcaaggaactacgggacagaaagagccacgaaaaaaatgtaatttttgctgGTTTCCCAGAATCGACATCTTATAATTCAGAGGAgaggaaatctaaagacaactacgaaattttaaaaattacctcactaataagttcagacctaccgaagccagtaaaaatatataattataaataaccttaattcaaactgtagtacaggtcttgatAGTATTAAtactacaaaagcaattaaatgcatcaaagaaaaattaaatcataccttaagcgactgttttaaccaagccataagtcaaagacattttccggactcgttaaaaatagtgaaggtaactcctatctgtaagagtggctcaaaatttgaacctggtaactataggccaatttcggttttgccagtattgtcaaaaatattgaagaatattttacacacgagattagaaaaatatttagactcattaatttttataacagtgcgtcaatacggatttaagccaaaaagtaacactctgtcagcgactatggacctaactatttaaaataaaacagaacattgacgcaaacaatatagttttgggGGTGTTcattgacctacaaaaggccttctcacgaacttttaataaagaaattaacatccattaacattaatggtaaagcactagatatgctgaaatcatatttaaaaaaatcaatcacaaatagttaaaatagataaccacgatagcattcccttaccaattacatgTGGCATACCGCAAGGTTCGATTCTAGCCCATtgcctttttttaatttatattaataatttacaagatttaaagctaaatggtcacctaacactttatgcggatgacacctgtctgttttatttcggtccctctatacatgatatgatagcgcaagcacaaaatgatttaaataaattaaataaatgatttcaatgcaatctactaaaaataaatatatctaaattcaaagctcataacaaaattattccaccacacgctccacttaaaattaacggtgttgtattagaacataaaacccacgagaaacACCTAGGTTTGtgaatcgacagctctctgaaatggaattatcacatcgaccacctaaaaaataaattatcagcacttcttagatctctgcgtaatattacttcttgcattcctcataaattacgccacaccatctacaacacgttagtaaagccgcacgtaatgtatttaatagaagtatgggggagtgcttacaaaaataaattagcgccactccaaattttacataataaaatcattaaaactatctttaactattctttttaacttctacaaataaaatctacgacgacactaaaataatgaatttaaaacaataattatacttttataaaatacgtgtatgttcatccgcaaagcgctacataaaaacataaatacaaatatcataatCTCAACAtaaaatcgccactatcctaatagacgagctagctatcttgccctcccgaagatccgaacaaattatgtaaggcgaacggcaacatacgtttctataacgggaataaatgtctttaaaccttcaaatggctaaggccgcaagcgaccaatggctgagctcggtgggctctgattggctcatttgaatcggatcaacaagagctaaaacgcaaaaatggtggatttgtataaaaagcacgtaattattattattactgatggtgacacttgtggctccgttcggatccacatacggacggtggtgtggcaatggatccacaaataccaaccggatcaacaagtgaaaacggatcaaataattactaactatatggcacgtttgatcaacatagtgcccatggagatatctatatatatacgATTAAGCGAAAGCCTGATAagatttatgaataaatttagatttaagcAATTTGAAGCTCATCGCTACAAATCTTATTTCATTTCTATGGAAGtggaaaattatttctatatcttaTTTCTACGCAAGCGTAGAGCTGGAGAAAATCTGGTGACCATTAAATATGAATGTGAAGTTTAAAATAGACATTGCaggtaataatttgtaaagtggactaaaattttttaatcagttACTAATTATATACGAGATGTTGTCATatcaatcaattaaatttctttcaGACACTTAAGTTATTTTACATAACATAGCATAGTATACGATTTGGATTGGAACCTATATATGTTAGCTAGACAAAACCTTAGCTTATTTTACTGGTGTGTGAGTGCAGTTTaacctaaataattattaatttaagataaCTAATTCTACTTACTCGCCATATATTTCCTTGCAGAAAACGTTCGGATAGATGGGCAAGAACTTCCTATTCAGAAAAACAGGCTCGTACGCCAGCCTTTGTGACATCTAGAATAATGCTACCAATTAATAAAGTAAACTATTGTCCAGGAATGTTTTATAAGTGAACTTGAACTGAAGAATGACCGTATAAAGACCACTTATCTCGCCATTATGTCCAGCGATTTTGTATTGGTCTAGTGGAACAAAAACTGACCATAAAACTGTCTGACACATGATAAACGGTCATATCCTGCCTTCCCATTGAtttttctcttgctatttacCAAATATTTGGACATACTATAAGCTCAACAATTCTatttaatcttaaaataataaaattaatattaaatttctcaTCCGATAATCTGATTTCAATAATCAgtttactataaataaaactgaaattaaaGTGAATTTCAACATTAGCATATTGTCAGATCGCTTTGGCGGCTTGTAAATGAACCAATTCCTGGTAAACCGCTTTGTTAATTACTCGGCTCGGTAGATCTTGAATAATCGAAAACATTTATACTCTTGGGAACAAATAATCGAGTTAATACGTAACTAGGTGTTAACCGCAAATTAGGTCAATTTTTTCgtacttaaattataattccttttttcttatatcattattttagtcATGGAACATTTTTCGTCCATCATCATACACAAATTATTCCTTACCTTAGTAACACCCCATCCCAAAACCAGTACTTCAGAAGTAGGCGCAAGACCCTCAGAACTGGGCGAAAGGTTGATGATCTTGGGCACTCGGTGGTAGCCAAAGAAAAGATGCCGTCGTAATCTTATTATTGCAATGTTGTGCTTCAAGCTGCGAGGGTTGTAGCCGGGGTGGAAGAAGACCTATTTAAGACGAGATATACTAGCTTTGCATGTGACCTTGTTCATTGCAAATCATGTTATTGACAGCTTGTTCTTTAAGGTGCCTGTTATacttctttttatttcattctcCTCAAATAAAATCAAGAAACAATAATAGCTGTTTTCATTCATCGACCCTATGGTCGATTATGTAACTATTTACAAAtcattaatacaaaatttagtAAGTTATTCAGacttcataattattacaaatatgtaACTTGTTGTCTGTGATGAATTCCGTTAACTGGCTCAATGAATAtggataaaatctatatattcTCTGTACTCcgataatttaaacaaataaatagtgCATGGATAATGTTTACCATTTTCCGCGAGCAGCGactaaaaatgatttttatttacaaaatttcatttcatGTTTTTGGAATATGCTTTGcaaataaaacagttttaatgtataaaggctctgttttcaataaaattggcattttaacaatttcaacgaaaggaataaaaatgcaatattttacAAGGTAGTAATATGAAATTTCTTACTTCTAGTGCGTGTATAGATTCTCCTCCTATCCTGCTATGGTTGCTTCCAATTCTCACATACAAGGCTTTTGGGTTCTCTCTGAAGAATCGGTTATTGTGCatcctaataaattataaaatatatataaccatgttattaataattttcgaataaagttttcaaaattatgtttacaaGGAATAAGAAAAGTAActtcatattttaatcttaaaactatttaataatcACTGCATTATcctgtaaatatttttcaaggcagaacctttttatttatacgcattttaaaattatctcaAAATAGCGTACAGCAACGACCTTAACGACATAAAAACAACATATTATGTCCAAGacgataacaataaaaattactaaaacacTCACAATTGCAAACAAGACGCTGACGTCAGCACCAGATCGTGCCAGTACAGTACTCCACCACACCAGAACCTCCCCATCACATGAATAGAAGCCATGAAGGGGTAGTGCTTGATTGTGGTCCGCTCACCCTTGAAGATCCTCCGACCGTCGTGTTGGTGGTACTGCTTTAGGTCTTCTAACTCGCCTTGAGGATCTGAGGGAAATTGTACTTTACTATCACCATCGTCATCGTCATCATCGtcatcgtcatcatcatcataatcACTATTACTATAAATGGAATCATCATTAACGTTTAAACCATTACAAAACATGACGACGAATAACTTAAATCAAGCATCTTGGTAATTTAATAGATGTTGAAGTACATAATGTGTTtgcaatattaaaaagttCTTATTGCGAGAACAaaacctataataataataccagCCAGTCTTTATATAATTCTATTggaattatgttttatttatttctaacacGAAGCATGCAAATCAGTGACATACTTCCACCATACAAAAAATGTCTTCTTTCTCGAagcatgaaaataaatagcaaaTGAAAGGGCGTACGGTCTACCTTcatagatataatttaaattaaagaacTGCGATGATTAAGGTTTCTCGCCTTTCGATTATTCAACACCGTATTTTTACACTACATGTGTGTGCCTTGGCcatataagtttattaaagTACTAAGACGTATTTGTCAAACACAAAAAAGTATTTGGtagataaaatatgttttaattttaaatcgatAAAAAGTTGCAAACCTCCGAATTAAATTACGCACGAAGGTATGTCTACAGTAATTAATTACAGAACTGAAGCTAACTTAAAATTAGTTTCGGAATTCTAATTAAACAATAGGCGTATAGGAAAACGCACAAATCAATCAAAGAGTTAATCCctctaataataaattcgcATACAAAGTAACAACAAAACATCTCTCACAAAAACTTAATTAGAGTTAACAAAATgcattatgaaaataaatgcaatgcaACGCTGTATAAACTGAGAATCCAATTAGTGTATCTACATGAGCTGTTGCTGTGAACAATACGTGATGTGATATTGTCTTGTGATTGAATTCCTATAATCATCATAGCatctataccaatattatagATCGTGTTTGTTTAGTTGAATGCGCTAATTCCGGGAACTAGCGGTTcataatattgatgtttttTGTTGTGTTACATAGTATATTCATAGAGATAGGCCTACGTAGTGgaacatatattattataacgtatTTTGACAAGCCAAAAGCGCTACTATAAGAAGGCTGTTTGGATGAATAAATtgttgagtttgagtttacaTTATAGCATCATATAGAAATCAATAGGAATGTATCAGCAATGCAAAATCTAGCTAGGATTTTCGTTTTGAGAATACACGAAGTTGCATGAATCAGCAACtgatttttaagtttataccAGGAggagttattttaaaaacagcTTTAGGATTTGGTTCTCGAAGCTTGTAAGTAGTTCGCATATACTTGTCATGTAAAGCTTGTTTGTTAGAATTaacatgaaatatgaaataatattattatttcatacgtAATAACATTTTGAAGGACCAATTGGGAATACCGAATGCCTAATTAAACAACAAATAACTAACAAATacagaaattttaatttacgatGCCCAGGAGACACGTTTCATTTTCGCTTTACTTTTTTCAGGGCTTTccttaatttgtttatttttaacaagtgGTCCGCCCTGGCTTTGCTCATGGTacatatatagcctatagtcttGCTCAATAATTTGGCTACCTAatactgaaagaatttttcaaatcggaccagtagttcctgagattagtgtgcgttcaaacaaataagcccttcagctttataatattagtatagaattaATCTATTTACCCCAATACTTATTATCACccttattaaattcaaatgtatGATCATCTCTTGGTTTCTCCGCTATCATCTTATCTACGATGATATCAACAACATCATtatcaataaatgatttagcTCCGTGATCGTTTTCTATCATTCGTCTTGCTGCTTTTACTAATTTCACACTTTCAGCTTTTTCCgacaatattttcattatatcaTCTCTGTTCATCTTTTCCTTCAGTTTAAGGTATAAGTTCTTTGGTTCACTACTGTaggataaattaatattgtcaGATTCATTGAGAGATTTATAGCAATTGGTTTCATTTAAATCTGTAGCTTTAGTTTCTGCTAACAGTAGGtcttcaattttatctttatccACCACATATTTGgatatttcattcaatttatcTTTTAGTTCTTTAATTCTAGAACTTTCTTCATTATTGAGAACAGACACCAGAGTATTGGCAATATCGTTCACAGACAAATCGTTGTTATTTAGAACTTCACATTTTACTgaaggaaataaaattaaatatagtaaaaacattttcaCGTTCGTTGTATAAATAACActcttcaatatattttatgacgtGAGAATTTACGactcttttattatttatagcaataaaaattCGAGAGTATATTTGTGGTTTTTCGATTGAATAGAAGAGATCTTTGCTACTGATCTTGAGagaaagatatttatttaaatctgaattacatttttattcgcTTAGAACATTTTTGTACAAAAGATATCGATATTCTATTAGTAAATATTATCCGAAATTGTTAATATACCTAGTAATTGTTTCTAAGTAAACTAAACAATGTAGCTAAAGTATTTCCAACTATTATGTCTAATATGTTATCCTACTCgttttcttaatattatgtgcaatgtgtttatatacataaaataaactttattatgtGTATACGTATTTATTGTCGAGTAATCATGTTTTATGATCCAATTTCTACCTCTCTCTCGCACTAGCATAGAGCGTGGCTCTAAAATGTggtataataaatgatttatcataataagatctgtgtaaattttattaataatagttaTGTACTTCTCATACTGTAAATCACAGAAAGTAAATACGTCCTACGATCcttacattttacatttaatccgtgtaatgtaaaaaaatcttcaacAAAGTTACAAAACCTAACATCTTAGTTATTCTTAACTTAACAAGATCTAGTTTGATCCTAGCGGAAGATAGTTGAGCGTTACCAAGTAGGTCAGAGTATTTATTAGCGTATTTAACCtcaaatgtatttttcatCCATCTATCTGTGAGTGATGGATGGGAAGCTTTTTTCTGGCTATTACTTCTAAATCGAAATGTTTGATGTTGCTAACTTCAAAATGTTCTAAGTccaatgtatttttaacacgcttttaaAAGCTTCAcctgaaagaaagaaagaaaaaatatttattgccaCAAGTTATACACACTTACATTAATTACATTACTTacattactaaaaaaaatagagaatTTACATGGCAATCGGGTCAGACTCAGCCATGCTGTCGGGCATTCTTTCTGCCCGTAAGTTTTGTATGACGCCTTTGGagtcgattttgacccacagatttaattcaaactgacACTTATCAATTAAAGATGGCAATTGAtagcaatacaataatttcatgagttgaAGCGGGTTTTTAGTGTgtgatattagcgcgttcaaagaaacaaactcttcggctTGATATTAATAGTTATAGATTGTACCTCCCAAATATTGAGGACACTTTTTTACATAGCAGATATTATAACAACATAAGCAGtatattactttttacttaatttacattttgaaaCTTAAATAAGAGTTACACAAAAAGTTGTGCGCTAAGTCACAGGAGTTAGAGAATTCCTTAAACCTACACAATTTTTGTAACGTCTCCTAATTGACACGGGATAATTTCTAATCCTTATACTTTTGTATGATTGTACTCAGTCCAGTCATTTGTTCCCGTCGTCTAAGCCAAGGATAAATAGCGACAGCCAGCCGGAGATGTTTGCTTGCTTTGAAGGAGAAATATAGCTCGCTCTTTGCTCTCTGTCTTACAAGAGCTTACCTATGTTTGTTGTGTGTAGTGTGGTTATTGGCGAGTTGTCTATGAAACTTGTGGGATAATTCACTGCTACCTAAAATAATGGCAATACCTTCTATAATTCGAAGGCACTAAATATTAAGATCTCTTGCAATTTGAAACATAATTGTAAATCTTTCCGCctgaaaaaaattcagttaatCACGCTACTGGgtatatagtttattatagTTACTGTAAAGGCGTTAGGaatattgttttactttttactcggttttaaattataattatattaatataaatttataaagaatagaaaaaattcgatcacgaggcgggactcgaacccgcatcctttcgcgccattccggggcggatgcctgattttatatttataaagcatttgaaggccataaaaccaaaaataagcttatcttcataattatattacatttttaaatataaatattcataaaaagaataaaataatttaattccatTTAGAATAGCAGTGTTACAAAGGATAATTTAGCGCTGGAAATACGTACTAATTTGCGGTAATGTAGTAAATTGAAAGCTTTGCCATCGGAATTAAATGGTAAACGAAAACCTCTCTCGGCACTTAATTAAGTATATGCAATAATATTGTATCCAGTTATCAAAATGTAGTTACAAAgggttattttttaaataattactttaactaaaattttgtgtcaaaaaattaaatcgctGTTTAATAAAAGCAGTAAAGTAGAAATAGGCTGATCAATCTATTCAAAAACGTAAGTCAGTTATCTGCCCCATACacacatacctacttattctatactagcttttcgcccgcgttcTCGCCCGCGttctcgcccgcgttttcaaaggaaaacccgcatagttcccgttcccgtgggatttacgggataaaacctatcctatgtgttaatccaagttaccctctatatgtgtgctaaatttcattataatcggttctagtatatagtatatatagtgtagtatagtatatatagcctagtttatgcgtgaaagccatacatacatacaaacctttcctctttataatattagtacagaattaatatataacataATGTTATATCAATAACTTACGCTATTATTGTTCGTGTGTTTACACGAATCTATTAGTTGGCAAGTTGTTCCAATAATGTATTCGTagctaaatattaattactagctgtgcccgcgacttcgtccgcgtggaatagcgactgcatagtagttactactttacatacaattatttagtaaacacgtactaccataaacaattcatagaattgttaatagaatttattactaatctaagctaaaaaacttacgtactttccggaaatccggggcattttccggggatatccggaaaatgcctgtaaaatatctgggaaatcccccggaaaatgtgtgaaaatatccgggaaaagcgtggaaaatgcctgaaaaatctccggaaaatgccagggaaatgtctggaaaatatccgggaaaagcgtggaaaatgcctggaaaattcccggaaaatgtcaggaaaatgtctggaaaatgcctggaaaatccccggaattgcgtgaaaatgtccggaaaaagcgtggaaaatgcctggaaaatctccgtaaaatgtcagggaaatgttagggaaatgtcagggaaatgtcagggaaatgttcagaaaatgcctggaaaatgcctggaaaatatctagaaaatatccggaaaatgcgtgaaaatgtccggaaaaagcgtggaaaatgccacttcaaatttgtgaagtaattaaagcagacaaccaaaaaaagaaaaagaaagctaaaatctttcatattaaatgtatatgggatattcatatttcatattatgtacttaatgtatgggagggtttaaagatattttttttgatatttctcgatttattaaaaaaaaatgattacggccattattaggttaagtactttcgatatcagtttaaagttttttgttatctgtaatacttacaaaaaaaaaatcgcctgtgcacactgaacgattacaccttgtacatgaatgccttagcaaatgttcgccgtgattatttaaatgatcataattttttttattaatgaaccaattgacatgaattaaacacagttttgggttcgggatcaatttaataattacacctgctaatattttttttatatattttcattgtatataatcgtaacataatttcctttatgtattgttctattaacacatagataatatcttcccaaggtactaaattttaataaaaaagttgtttttttatttatatctaaaaaagagtatttatattagacaggaataaacataaaatttttataagttttatagaagctgaatgtaatgcaaatgggcaaatataaaagtaaaattaggtatttaaaataaataaatgaaacaactactaatta harbors:
- the LOC123701671 gene encoding trypsin epsilon-like, whose product is MASIHVMGRFWCGGVLYWHDLVLTSASCLQLMHNNRFFRENPKALYVRIGSNHSRIGGESIHALEVFFHPGYNPRSLKHNIAIIRLRRHLFFGYHRVPKIINLSPSSEGLAPTSEVLVLGWGVTKMSQRLAYEPVFLNRKFLPIYPNVFCKEIYGDKFISSTMFCAGTMTTGEGACDHDAGGPAVLAGKLVGLISFGPAICGYPNAPTVFTLVGAYMDWIESVNETMPDYYKGKKRTTTPDPFTLFEDLNYSKMKFSKFTADETTVLPTTTTPAERLRKRVVEADEGWSLDMD